The Pseudomonadota bacterium genome includes the window CGATAGGTCAGCACGCGGGTCTTTCCGCTGCCTGCGCCGGCGAATACGAGGAGGGGGCCTTCTGTGGTGGTGACCGCTTCTCGCTGTTGTGGGTTGAGGGTGTCGAGCAGACTCAAGAGATGTCCTCCGATGGGGGGGATGAAAGGCTTCGGTTGCGGGCGGCGCGCGCTTTCGGCGCCTGCCGCGGCGCTTCCTGTTCGATGTCGGGCGCGGTCGTCTCGTGCCCCGGCAGGCCCTTCCGCCAGGCCGACCCGCCTGCGACGGCGCGCGTCCCTGCGGGCAGCGCGCGACGCGCAGCGCACGACCGTCGCGCGCGCGGGGGAGGGACTCATCGACGCCAGTCCGAACCTCTACAGCGTGGCAGAAGCATGTGGCAGCAACGGGCACGGGCTCACGAAAGACGGGCGGTCATCGCTTGTGCTGCGCGAGCAGATCGAGGCCTGGCTCGAGCAGCGGCTCGGCGGGTGGTCGTGTGACGCTGACGGAGACTACCACGTGACGTGCGATTCGGCGCGCGTGTTCATCTGCCCGCGCACCTGGGTCGACGACCGCTCCATCGTGCGCATCTTCTCGATCACGAACGTCGACGTCCCTCCTTCGGCGGCGCTCACGCGCTGGCTGGCCACCGAGAGCTTCCACCTGACCTTCGGTCACTTCGCCTATGACGAGCGCGAGCGAACCGTCTGGCTCCTCCACAACCTGCTCGGTGACTACCTCGATGAAGATGAGCTGGTGACTGCGGTCGGCATGGTGGCGACCACTGCCAACGATCACGACGACCGCATCAAGGCGCGGTTCGGCGGTCGTCTCTTCACCGAGGACGGCTGAGCCCTTCGTGTCTCCCTCCATCGTCACCGGAACGGTTCTTCGTGCGCGCTACCGCATCACCCAGCTGCTGCACCAGTCCCGTCACGCCGAGATCTACCTCGTGGAAGACCAGCACCTCCGCGACCGGGTCTGGGCCGTTCGCGTCATGCCGGTGTACAGCGTCGACCCGTATGAGCGCAACCGGGTCATGGGCGACTTTCTCACCGAGGCGCAGCGTCTCTCGCAGATCGAGCACCCCTCGCTGGCGAAGGTTGTCGATTACTTCGCTGAGGGGAACAACCTCTACATCGTCCGGGAGTTCGTGCACGGAACCGATCTCGATCAGCTTCTCTCGACCCGCGTCATGCCCCTGACCGAGCGCGAGGCCATCGCTGCCGTTCTCCAGATCGTCGACGCTGTCTCGTACCTGCTCGGGCGGAAGGTGCCGGCCATCTTCTTCCGCGAGCTGACGGCCAAGAACATCATCATCTGCAAGAACGGGCAGGTGAAGCTCCTCGACCTCGGGCTGGCGCGCGCGTTCAGCTCGCAGGACAGCGAGGCCCTGATGCGCATGGGTTCTCTCGACTACGCCTCTCCCGAGCAGTTCTCGGAGAGCGGGACCTTCGATCAGCGGTCCCTGGTCTACAGCACGGGGGCCATCCTCTACCACATGCTGACCCGTCGCAACCCCGCGCTGTCCCCCTTTGCCCTCGACCCCATCGAGGAGGTCAATCCCAACATCAGCGGCGCGGTGGAAGATCTCGTGCACAGGGCAACCGAGAACGACCCGCGCGATCGCCACGCGTCCCTGGCCGAGCTGAAGAAGCATCTCCAGTCTGCTTCGCGCGCCCCGAAGGAGTCGCCGAAGACCCGCGCCTCTCGGGGATTGGCGAGAGACGGCTGGCAGGTGCGCACCCCGACTGAAGATGAGGAGGAGTCCTTCGACGGTTCGATCTGGCATTGGATACTGGTGGCGGTGCTCGTCAGCCTGATGAGCGGAGCGCTG containing:
- a CDS encoding serine/threonine protein kinase, which produces MSPSIVTGTVLRARYRITQLLHQSRHAEIYLVEDQHLRDRVWAVRVMPVYSVDPYERNRVMGDFLTEAQRLSQIEHPSLAKVVDYFAEGNNLYIVREFVHGTDLDQLLSTRVMPLTEREAIAAVLQIVDAVSYLLGRKVPAIFFRELTAKNIIICKNGQVKLLDLGLARAFSSQDSEALMRMGSLDYASPEQFSESGTFDQRSLVYSTGAILYHMLTRRNPALSPFALDPIEEVNPNISGAVEDLVHRATENDPRDRHASLAELKKHLQSASRAPKESPKTRASRGLARDGWQVRTPTEDEEESFDGSIWHWILVAVLVSLMSGALLAIYYYFFRP